The genome window CTGACGCCCTCCAGCAGCACGGCTACGACGAGTGCATTCGTCGCCTTAAGGCCGCCCGCGATCTTGGCGCCGATGTTGGTCTCCTTGAGGGCTTCACCAGTAAGGAGATGGCGAGGCGGTGTGTGCAGGACCTTGCGCCTTGGCCGCTTCTGCTTAACATGGTGGAGAACGGGGCTGGGCCGGTTATTTCCGTTGATGAGGCTAAGGAGATGGGCTTCCGTATCATGATCTTCTCGTTCGCTTGCATTACCCCGGCCTACATGGGCATTACCGCTGCTCTGGAGaggctgaagaaggatggtgtCGTTGGGTTGCCGGAGGGCATGGGGCCGAAGAAGTTGTTCGAGGTTTGTGGGTTGATGGATTCGGTGAGGGTTGATACTGAggctggtggtgatgggtttGCTAATGGtgtttaatttttctttttcttttttatttctttttgtgaTTCTTTACAAATTCCCTTGTTTTGTTCGTTTATTATCTCTGATTTTGTTCGATTTCCCTTCTGGTATCTAATTTTGTGAGAGAGCGAAagagttgttgttggattacactggatgggatgggatggaaatTATTTTCGGGATCAAAGtgcaaggaaagaaaggaagaaagaaagaaagggggcTGTGTTGTTTATTGAATTTTCCAAAGTGGGGAAAACCGATATCTATTTCCTACTATACATATCGCAGCTTGCGTGGTacatatactattatatactacATTACCAAGAAGGGAAATGGAAATTGAGTGGTTAGATTTTCACTTACTTGACAGGTAATATGTTCTTGACCGATTAGAGTAACTCGCTACTTTCTTACTGTACTCCATCTGACCTAATCAATCATAAtgaaattaagaatataattcgGTTGCCTTATGCTTAGTTGCTTACTCCTCACGTCAGATCAGATCTTAAGTAGCATTTGGTACGTGGTTTGTTTCACTCTGCAAACCTTAATAATGAATCTAACAATGTGTATTCTAAGTGAGCAAAGCAGCACAAAGTTCTAGACCCTGACAGAAAGAAACTACACCCTGATCGACAGATCATTACCAAAGATAGTAAGTGGTCTCTGCTAGGTATCTTATTCCAGTAGTCAGGTAGGGTAGTAGtaagcaagaagaagaagaaagcaaaagcaaaattaactaactgactagctagctagctagctactgCATGCATGAACACGGAGTCGCCGTGCAGTGCAAAAAAATTGGTGCGTGCTCAGCTGCAATCTGCACACTGCCACCCTCGCCCTACAGAAGAAAACATGCTGCTAAGCTCCACTCTGCTGTTACCGCGATGAAACTAGGGCCAATAATGATGCAGTTACTATTGGTCCCActggggtgggttgggtaGCCTTATGGTTGTGAACTTtgtcgatcttcttgttcttttctttcttcttttggttcttttttcttttgttgaGTTGTCTtatgttgtgttgtgtttgcttttcttttggtgACGGGGGGGTGGAATACTATCATATGAAAATGAGAATTATGCTATGTTGTGTTATGCTATTGttcgatggatgatgatgatctgcGTGGACATTAATGTCAGAGTCTTGTCTGATTCAAACTCCGTTGTCCGTCTGATGTCAGCCAGCCACATTCACACATCGACGCAATCACAATCGATACAAAGGGATATTCAACCCCTGAATGGAAAAGCAGGGTCCaacgaaaaaaaagaaataaattaatgtaacaagaaaaagaatattcaTCAGCAGACTGCATCAAAACAAATCATGATTcgtccattccatccatcccctaCTGTCACTGCCACTTCTCATATCGCCCCCCTACATCTGAGTCTCAATGAATTTCATCTCATCACATTAATGTCTCCTGATGCACCACAATCCGCCACTCTCCATCACTCCCCTGGCTCCATGTCGTCGACCCGGTGCCCCGGTACGTCTCTTCTCCGCGGCGCGCATTGATCTTGTACGTTACTGACCCGGCCATCAAGTCGATGACGATCACGCGCACCTCCTGCAGTTCGTACTCGTCGAAGTGATGGAAGGGTGGCTTCAGTGCCTCGCTGATTGACGGCTTCGAATGCAGGTGCAGAACCTCGCGCTGCGGAAAAAGTAGGTTGGCCTCTTCGTTACACATCTTCTTGATTTCGGGCCCCGGGTCAGCCGAGGTGAGCGCCGTCCAGAGACGACGCTCCTTGCCGATAAGGTCTTCGCGAATGCGTTCGTGGATGGAGCCGACCATTTTCGGTGATTTCCGAGCtgagttggtgttgtttctTTGGATCTGACTTTGTGGTTCCTGATTAGACTTTCGTGGGTGGCTACTGAGGGATTAGTTATGGATATCTAGCTGATAGCGGTTGTCATGTAAGCTCACCTGAGCGAGCCGGTCGGGGGTATTTCGTCTAAGGGGTATCCTAACGGGTGGCAGAACAGATTTGCGATGCAGGGTCCAGGATGCGACGCGATGCGATGCAATGCCAGCaggagaaaggggaagatagaaagataaaaaggaaagagtaTAACAACCAACAAGTTGGAGGGAGACGGGAGGGTGACGTCACGGTTCAACCCCACGTGGATGACGTCGTTTCCCGATGACATCGGCCAGTTGACTCTCTTCTTAGCTTTCCCCCCAATGCTTCATACGTCTGGCCTGATCTTTCTCTTTAGGAATAAGAGTATCGACACAGCAGATGCGGACTCATTTCCCGCGATCGGCAGGCGCACGGGAGCATCTCGCAGCTGACGATGACGCGGCTTtctctgctgcatctgaCTCCTCCAGTGCAGCTGCTGCCCATCGCTGCATTTCCCATTTAGAGAGGATCCTTTGTCCACTTGCGGAGATACTGCAGTCGGGCCTCGCGTCCAGCGTAATCTTCAGTGGCAGAATGTGATCGCATGGAGCGGCTCTTACATGCCATCCTCTCACGGACAAGAACGGTCGGTGTGACGAAGTCGTCAAAGCTGACGTTGACCCGTTACGCAGATTTCCTGTCAGCTCACATGGCGACACGCCTCAGCTGGGGTATATAACCGCTTGTGTCTTTGAGCTGGCCAGGGAGAAATGAATTTGTCCGAATAAGAGGCCACTTGCGGCTCTGTCTGATGACCATCGcatcccctcccaaacccGGGAACATCATCGCTCAATAACGTTCCGACCGTCTGTCGGCAGCCCGACAGCATCCCAGCTGCTCCATGGATCAACCCGTGACCTGCCACTCCGCTCCGAGGTCGTACGAGGCCGTTGAGGTCTGCTGCCGCCAAGCATCTGACATTGCTTTGGATCGGCCAAGGCAGCCACGGCAAGGGAGGCCAATGTATTTGTAGCAGCAGTGCAGCATCTCCACCAAGGCCGttgttggtggaggagatcgtCGGAGATCTGACCGCGCAATGTGAGATCCCCTGCTGTCCACGTCAGCGTGGCTTCGCGTCGGACATGTATGGAGGAAGGGGGATGGGGTCCGGTCAGGAATAACCTCCACTCGACTGAAATTGTCTAAGACAGCACTCATCATACCCTTGCCATGTGGAGCGATCCCGGCGAGTCAGTTTCGAAAACTGAGTTTGGGGCCAGCTTTAACTTCAATAAACTCGCAGCGATCGGTGGGATCCCTAGAAGATCCTCCGTCTTCTAGAATCCGTGAGCTTCCGGTAGAACCATCTTTGtcggattgattgatcatgCAATTGAACCCTGATAGTTACCAAAATGGCATCACGGTCGCAACTTGGCAAGGGATGATGCATTCTTGCTCGAGTCCGCGCATGGTCGGCGTGTTTGGATCACGTGATAATATACCAACACTCCGTAGGCTTCGTGACAGACGCCAACTGGCTGACAGTTGGATTCCAGAATGCTCGGCTGGATTGTTTATTCCATTGGGTGGTGATCAGCACATGTTCGGAATATTCACCCGAGTGGCATGATAGgaaaggaatggaatgagAACCGACCAACGAGAAGTCTCGTCTAGGGAAGCCGTGGGGTGTATTGGTGATGATTGGATCAATGAAGCCCAGAGAATCCCCAAGGCCGACGAATCCGATGtaagtatattttaatagGCCCTGGAGACTGACATTCTTCTTGCAGTTGGGATACTACGTACATGGATTGACTGTCATGTCAAGGGATATGACTATTCTTttttcatcatcgaagaTGCTTGATGTCTTTGCCGGCGATTCAGCTATATTCAGGTATGGGAAACCTCGCATGAGAGTCTGAGCGGGGAATGTAGTAGGAAAGAGTCCGCGGACATGATATTGCGACCAGGAAGGAGCGAGATGTGAATGGCCGCAGCAACAAGGAATTACCAATGCGGGATGCCATTCTGAACGTAGAGCAGTGGCATTTCGTTTCCCAACATAGTACTATTCTACGATGTCGATGTAGTGGTTGTACAGGTTACAAGTGACATTCATGATGTTTTGTCGGAATGGTGATTACCATTGTGTGGCTCCAAGCAGTTACTTTGGATAGAATTGAACGAATGTTCAACTAAATGTGGACGACGGAGTACTTATACGGTTCCTTTGCAATGGATGCGTGTACTGGATAAGTAGCTGAATACAACTAGTACGATCTGGTTGACCTGGGTTGATGTTTCTGGTAGTATCGGCATTGCTAGTGctgctagtactagtaattGGAGTATccgtaaatatatatattttggaCAGTACAGTTAACTGAAGTAGTAAGCATATGATAGGAGATCTCCGCGagggtactactactactgccaaGGAATAAGATAACATACGAATATAGTAGATTCACACCCGGCTATAATCTCTTCCTCATTAGTAACTCATCCATCTAATCAGTACGCCCTACGGGGTCTGACTGCAACGAGGTGGAGAGTGCCGTGGTGGTGATCGGAAAGTTCTTCAGCTGGGCGCAGCCCCGCACGTGCCCTCCCTCGtgccctcatcttcctccccattACAGCCCTGAACACCATGCAATTCTATTCATCGGGATTTGAATCTCAGCttcttatatactatataaactCAGCTACGGCTGAGGACACGCACGATGTCACCATATCTGCACAGGGATTTGGATCATTGCCTAGGTGCAGCAATGGAAGCATCGGGAAgcatgatggtgaggagaaaTCCGGTGGAATCCCTCCACTCCGGCACTAGTCGCGCCGTTGATAGGCCGGTGAGCGATAAGGCAATCTAAGTTAATTAATTGCGCGATATTGGTGGTGCGATGGTTATCGGCCGGCTCCCCGCTTATCTTTTTGCTATCTTTTCCATGTTTTGCCttttgggttgttgttttgttCCTGCGTTAGTTCTTGGCTCCGTCCCGTGGTACCACGGGGAATATGCTCTTCTTATTGTGGGAACAACATTCAGGAACAGGAATTGATGGCATCTATCTACTGTATGCCGTACCTTAGTCTACCGATGATCTCTGTATCCATTGACAGCTAGAAGAAAAATGGAAAACGCCCGCGGCAAACTCAGCTACTCAATCGCGTCCCATTCTTCAGCTGGGTGGAGAACAGCACTAACTAAGTAACCCCAACTAAATGCACCGCAGCAACCGGCTCGGTTCGTACGGAATGGATTGCCGATCATTGGCTTTCTGGCAGGCACCAATGCTACCCTCTCCGCTCTCAATGCAAATCCTTCCTAATCAGCCCGTCTCCCTGGCAGAGTTTTTCAACAATGTGGGCATTTAGCACGCGACGGTGGGTCGACTAAACCACCCAATGGCCAAATCCCGATAGCTACGCCGTTGATAGCCACAACAGAAAGACCTCAATCGCAAGCTATAAAGCCGGTCTCCCCAACATCGCTttcaccatccagccatTGCAGCCAAAAAAAGTGCACTCAGTCACCATCGCACACACCATGCAGCTCCTTCAATCCGTTTCCACGGGCCTGCTGCtcgccagcagctgcctGTCCTCCCTTGCTGCGGCTCGCTCCGTCCCCGCGGCCAAGAACATCGCCGCGCGCCAGTCCACCGACAAGATCGCTCCCAAGGTCTTCATTGTGTCCATGGTAGCCCACCCTCATCTATCACCCTAACCCAACACCCACCATGAATGCTGCCATATACTAACAAACCACCCAGTTCGAACCCGAAGCCGCCATTTGGTGGGGTATCCCCGAGTTCAACGTGCTGGAGcacaacatcaccatcccgggagcttctcccctcttcccggACGTGCACTGCACGGCCGACCACAACATCTGCCAGCTGGTCACCGGTGAAGCCGAGATCAACGCGGCCGtgaccgtctcctccatcatcttcaaccccaCCTTCGACCTGACCAACACCTACTTCCTGATTGCCGGTATCGCCGGTGTCAACCCCGAGCAGGCCACCATCTGCGGTGTGACTCTGGCCCGCTACGCCGTCCAAGTCGCTCTGCAGTACGAGATCGACATCCGTGAAATGCCCGCCAACGCCACCACCGGCTACTTCCCCCAGGGCTCCTACTACCCCTGGCAATACCCCGGCAGCATCTACGGCACCGAGGTCTTCGAAGTCAACGACAACCTGCGCCAGATCGCCGCCGCTTTCGCCAGCAAGGCCACCCTCGCGGACTCCGACGCCGCCAAGGCCTACCGCGCTAACTACAACACCTCCGACGGCATCTACGCCGCCGGTGCCTCTGCCCCCTCCGTCGTCCAGTGCGATGTCGCTACCAGCGACGTCTACTACTCCGGTAACATCCTCGGCGATACCTTCGCCAACACCACTAAGGTCCTGACCAACGGTACCGGTACCTACTGCGCCTCTGCCCAGGAGGACAACGCCACCCTCGAGGCCATGGTCCGTGCTGCTAAGGCTAAGCTCGTTGACTTCTCTCGTATCATCGTCATGCGTACCGCCTCGGACTTCGACCGCCCCTACCCTGGCGAGTCGGCCCGCGAGAACCTCCTCTACGCTTCTACCGGTGCCTACGAGCCCTCTGTCCAGAACATCTACAACGCCGGTGTCAAGATCATCGAGGGTATCATTAGCCAGTGGAACGCCACTTTCGCTGCCGGTATCACCCCCAGCAACTACATCGGTGATATCTTCGGTACCCTCGGTGGATCCCCGGACTTTGGTCCCTACGCTGATGCCGCTGAGGCCGGTGTTTCCCTCAAGCGCAGTGTGCCCCGTCGTCGCAGCCTCCGGGGATACTAAACCATCTCTCttagagagaaggaagatctTGTATGAGTATGATGCAAAATGAGCATGAGTATGTGAACgaacttaattaatatctagctggctggttagttagtagtagctgaatcagtcaatcaattgacataataaaataactattCCATCTACCGCGCTCTCCCCACTCAGCTTAATTCAATAACTCCACAGGAAAAGACCTAGCCAACGCCTCATACCCCCTCGGATTCAAATGCAAATGATCCCCACTATCAAACTCCCCCCGTAGCAAATCCGGCCTCTCATCCCTCCTAGCCACCCGGTCAAAATCAACCACCCCATCAAACACCGCCGAATCTCGTATCCACGTATTCACCCTCTGTCTCGTCTTCTCCCGTTCCGGATCCGAGTACGGCTGCACGACGGACGCATTCGCCGGTGTCCCGAACGGCGTGATCGTCGCTCCGATCACCTTTATCCCGGCGGCGTGAAGTCTTGTGGTTATCTGTTTGTAGGACATGATGATTCTATCGCCTACTATTTGCTGCGCTGTGGGAGAGGTAGATGCTGTGCCGATGTCGTTGACGCCTTCGAACACGATCGTGTGCGTTATGCGGGAGTGCGAGAGCACGTCGCGGTCGACGCGCGAGAGGGTGTTTGGGCCTAGCGAGTCGTGGAGGAGTCGGTTGCCGCCGGCGGCttggttgaggagggagagggttgttgttggtgagtGGGGGGTGTGGAGGtaggggagaaggaggtcggGCCAGCTGTGCGTAGCATCATCGTGTGTCAGATGTGTATATATCGCTGTGGGTAAAGTGGGGGTGAGGTTACCGATTATTCTCATTCGTATCGCTCCCTCGTCCGTCTGTTATGCTATCGCCGAGGATTGCGCACCCATGGTAGGTATCTGGGAGGAGGGCTtcgatggtggagatgaagtaCCTTTTCCCtcaattatattagtatgcTTTGTCCGACGGAGAGGGCGTGACATAATTGCATAATGAATGGAAAGAGCAAGGGGATGGGTATACCAATGCTCGACCCCCACCACATCCCCCCCAACtacctcatccacaccaactaaatccccaaaccccatcCACGACGTCGTCCGACTTCCCGGGTGAGATGTAATATCTGTTCCGTTCTGCCCGCTCTCCAAATACAGGTCCACTGTCAGTGTCGTCCCCGCttgtttggggagggtgattGGGTCCGAGACGATGAGACTCCCTGTTGGGACGAGGATCGAGGCGTCTCCGTCGAAGGATAACGGGGTTGTGGTAcctgggatgatggatgcgcTGCcgagggtgttgttggctgGGACGGAGATGGCTACGGAGGTGATGGGGAGGTCGGTACTCCCGAAGGCGTTGGAGAGACGGAGACGGATGGTTTGGGCTGGTTGGGTGAGGCGGAGGGTTTGGcggagggtggtgttggggaagatggagggggtggagttCTTTTTCGATCAAGGATTCAGGTTGGGTCAGTGGTGTGtacaagatggaggagggggagggggaacaTACAAATGGGGCTGGGGGGAGGTTGGCTGGCTCGGTGAGTTGGGGCATTGTGGTCCAGATGTCGACccattgggattgggattgtgATTCTGActggagagagggaaggggggtggatAGAATGGGTAGGGctagggagaggaggatcaATAGATAGAGGGGGAAGTTATGATTATTGTGACGGGCCATGGTTGTATTGATGGTACTGAATTAGAGTAGTATTCTCAATAATTTACCTTGAATCCACGGATGGTCCGAGCAGCTGGGGTAAAGCAGATATACGCATGGTATCGGCTAAATGGGTAATCTACCATGATCGACCGGCTCCACGAATGCGGGGAAGCATATCAGGCAATTTGCACTTGTTGCTATCATACAGATGATGTACATGAAGCATGGCTAATTACAGACGGCTATATACAAGCAGATGTTGATGCGCCCTCAGTAGGTCTTCATGTCTCAAACCACTCCTCAAACAGCTTGACCTTGGCATCTGATGCGGTCGGAATTTcaccccatccatcacccacATGCTGCACCGTCGCGTTCTCTCCCGTGGCAGGCCACTGGGCCAGGGATCCTCCATTGGGATTGCCTGTCTTGATAAAGTTGGCCCAGTATCCATTCATTTTCCGTGCAATGGAATAGTCCGCAGCCGTCCACGGCATGTCCGTGCCGTACAGGTTGTTTAGGACGTAGTTGATCTCGGATTCGTGGTACGCTCCCTGGTCCTGGCCCGGCGGAGCGTGGTCCCAGAAGTAGGTATATACAGGACTAGTCCTCGCGGTCGCCCAGAGTTGCGCCCATAGCCAAGTGCCTACCTTGGACCGGTCAGTCCATTGGGAGTTGTAGGCTCCCGGGGCTGTTCGCGTTGTGTTTCCGGGGTACTGCTCCAGGAAGCGGGACAGCCATGGCTCGCTGAACGTCTCATTCATGTCTGCCAGGTACTCAGATATCGTGAGGTTCAGGCCATAGCTAGCCCCGCTCTCATCCTTAGTATTACCTGTAATGATGGGCACGTCCTGCGCCAGACCCTTGATGAGTGTGTTGTAGTAGGTGTCCGGCATGGCATAGTAGTCCAAAGTGGCGCCGAAGCTCCATTCGCTGGTGCTGCCGAATGTTCCGCCCGACACGACAAGATCCTCCATCGGCAATTCGCGCATCTCGGCGATGGAGCTGCAGTTCACGCTGGCCATGAAGCGTTCACCCTGGGCGAGCTGATCCTCCAATGTGCTGTAGCCTTCTGCCAGACTGGTGCAGAGGGGGTCGTGCGGATCCCGAACTCCGCTTTCAATGATGGCGCCGACAATCAGGCCCTTGGTCAGCGGGCTGTTGAGGATGTGCTGGGTGGCGGCTGACCCAGCGGATTGGCCCATTACCGTGATGTGCTCAGGATCACCGCCAAACGCGGCGATGTTCTCGTGGATCCACTTGAGCGCTGCAAATTGGTCGAGCATGCCCCAGTTGCCGGAGCTGTTGGATCCCGTCACCTTGTAGAACTCCTCCGACAACTCCGGGTGTGCAAGCCAACCGAATGAGCCAGTACGATAGTTATAATTAACGTAGACAATACCTTGGTCTGCCATGCCACCACCGTCAAACAGGGCATCAGCAGCCGTTGAAAGGGCGGGATAGCTCCACATCACAACCGGGAGCTTTGCGTCAGAGGAGTTGGCGGGACTCCAGATGTTGAGATTCAAGCAGTCCTCGTCGATGGTATAGTCAGAGCTGCCCTCAGTGGCTGATGGGCAAACATTTCCATAAGACTTAGCATCAAGGGTGCCGTTCCATGGGCTTGCCGGCTGGGGTGCCTTCCAGCGGTTCTGACCCCCGGTGGTGGCGGCAAAGGGGATATTCTTCCAGACGGTGATGTCCTTCCAATGGGTCAGGTTGCCGGCAGGCTCGCTGGTGAAGGCCGGGTAGCCTTGCACGCCACCATACTGCGTTTTGATGACGGTGTCGCAGAGCGCAGCATTGGCCCCGATCAGGGAAGGGATGAGTGTAACGAGAGCGAGCCTCGCACGCCGAGACTGATTCATCGTGTCTTGGATGCTAATAGGGGCCAATGGAATGATTCAGAATGATAATGAAATGATAGTTCGGGATGCTTGGGGACAGACACAGCGTTTAAGTAAGGCTGCAATGTATCGGAGGTCGGCGAGCAGACCCCTTAACGGTGCTCCGACGGGCATCATGCATCTTCACGGATATTTGCGCCGAGGGATACGCGGCCTGATCTCCCATCAGTGTGAGGATCATTACCCGATTCCCTCGGACAGGATGACGCATATAGATTGATTTGAAACCGTGGTACAACGCCTGCCCTGCGGAAATAAGGCAGGGTTACTCGATCTGCGGTCCGTTATTGGCCCGCTTAAGCAAAGCTCCGCAGGTCGGAGGTCGGAGGTCGGAGGCAAAACTTAGAATGTTATCCGCGATGGGTACGAGTTTGCGTTTCTACTAGGTTACTTCCATTATCGTACCTGCGATGGCATGTTCTGCTCGTATATTGATAATTGGCGGAGCGACACGTAATTCTCCACTTTACTTGAGCATGGGCTTGTTTCCTATTAGATTATGGACGTCTTTGCAGGACAGTTGTTTCAATCGCGCAAGTGCCCAATAGATTGGCTACATCCAAGAAGGGCTGCGCATTTGACTTTTGTAATACTACTGTGAGGCATTTCCCTTTATCCTACGAAGGTACCATGCTGTGCATCACAAGGTAGGTCTGGCAGCCCTCAAGCACCAATATCAACCTTCATTTGTAGGTCTTGGAGGATTCACCGGTAGCGTGTATTCCAATCCTCCTTTGATAACAGCAAGGTCTGACTTGCATGCCATTAAGACATCTCGCCTAGCAACGGTCGAGATTACG of Aspergillus luchuensis IFO 4308 DNA, chromosome 7, nearly complete sequence contains these proteins:
- a CDS encoding nuclear transport factor 2 family protein (COG:S;~EggNog:ENOG410PY06;~InterPro:IPR027843,IPR032710;~PFAM:PF14534;~TransMembrane:1 (o24-44i)): MSSGNDVIHVGLNRDVTLPSPSNLLVVILFPFYLSIFPFLLLALHRIASHPGPCIANLFCHPLGYPLDEIPPTGSLSHPRKSNQEPQSQIQRNNTNSARKSPKMVGSIHERIREDLIGKERRLWTALTSADPGPEIKKMCNEEANLLFPQREVLHLHSKPSISEALKPPFHHFDEYELQEVRVIVIDLMAGSVTYKINARRGEETYRGTGSTTWSQGSDGEWRIVVHQETLM
- a CDS encoding carboxylesterase/lipase family protein (COG:I;~EggNog:ENOG410PHHA;~InterPro:IPR019826,IPR002018,IPR029058;~MEROPS:MER0030934;~PFAM:PF00135;~SECRETED:SignalP(1-23)); this encodes MNQSRRARLALVTLIPSLIGANAALCDTVIKTQYGGVQGYPAFTSEPAGNLTHWKDITVWKNIPFAATTGGQNRWKAPQPASPWNGTLDAKSYGNVCPSATEGSSDYTIDEDCLNLNIWSPANSSDAKLPVVMWSYPALSTAADALFDGGGMADQGIVYVNYNYRTGSFGWLAHPELSEEFYKVTGSNSSGNWGMLDQFAALKWIHENIAAFGGDPEHITVMGQSAGSAATQHILNSPLTKGLIVGAIIESGVRDPHDPLCTSLAEGYSTLEDQLAQGERFMASVNCSSIAEMRELPMEDLVVSGGTFGSTSEWSFGATLDYYAMPDTYYNTLIKGLAQDVPIITGNTKDESGASYGLNLTISEYLADMNETFSEPWLSRFLEQYPGNTTRTAPGAYNSQWTDRSKVGTWLWAQLWATARTSPVYTYFWDHAPPGQDQGAYHESEINYVLNNLYGTDMPWTAADYSIARKMNGYWANFIKTGNPNGGSLAQWPATGENATVQHVGDGWGEIPTASDAKVKLFEEWFET
- a CDS encoding purine-nucleoside phosphorylase (COG:F;~EggNog:ENOG410PGQ0;~InterPro:IPR009486;~PFAM:PF06516;~SECRETED:SignalP(1-24);~go_process: GO:0055085 - transmembrane transport [Evidence IEA]), whose protein sequence is MQLLQSVSTGLLLASSCLSSLAAARSVPAAKNIAARQSTDKIAPKVFIVSMFEPEAAIWWGIPEFNVLEHNITIPGASPLFPDVHCTADHNICQLVTGEAEINAAVTVSSIIFNPTFDLTNTYFLIAGIAGVNPEQATICGVTLARYAVQVALQYEIDIREMPANATTGYFPQGSYYPWQYPGSIYGTEVFEVNDNLRQIAAAFASKATLADSDAAKAYRANYNTSDGIYAAGASAPSVVQCDVATSDVYYSGNILGDTFANTTKVLTNGTGTYCASAQEDNATLEAMVRAAKAKLVDFSRIIVMRTASDFDRPYPGESARENLLYASTGAYEPSVQNIYNAGVKIIEGIISQWNATFAAGITPSNYIGDIFGTLGGSPDFGPYADAAEAGVSLKRSVPRRRSLRGY
- a CDS encoding SGNH/GDSL hydrolase family protein (COG:E;~EggNog:ENOG410PKBT;~InterPro:IPR013830,IPR036514;~PFAM:PF00657,PF13472;~SECRETED:SignalP(1-25)), coding for MARHNNHNFPLYLLILLSLALPILSTPLPSLQSESQSQSQWVDIWTTMPQLTEPANLPPAPFNSTPSIFPNTTLRQTLRLTQPAQTIRLRLSNAFGSTDLPITSVAISVPANNTLGSASIIPGTTTPLSFDGDASILVPTGSLIVSDPITLPKQAGTTLTVDLYLESGQNGTDITSHPGSRTTSWMGFGDLVGVDEVVGGDVVGVEHWYFISTIEALLPDTYHGCAILGDSITDGRGSDTNENNRWPDLLLPYLHTPHSPTTTLSLLNQAAGGNRLLHDSLGPNTLSRVDRDVLSHSRITHTIVFEGVNDIGTASTSPTAQQIVGDRIIMSYKQITTRLHAAGIKVIGATITPFGTPANASVVQPYSDPEREKTRQRVNTWIRDSAVFDGVVDFDRVARRDERPDLLRGEFDSGDHLHLNPRGYEALARSFPVELLN